From Stigmatopora nigra isolate UIUO_SnigA chromosome 5, RoL_Snig_1.1, whole genome shotgun sequence, a single genomic window includes:
- the fcho1 gene encoding f-BAR domain only protein 1 isoform X2 gives MIMAFFQNNFWGEKNAGFDVLYHNMKHGQLATKELAEFVRERAAIEETYSKSMGKLAKMASNGSPQGTFAPMWDVFRVSSDKLALCHLELMRKMNDLIRDINKYSEEQVKTHRKTKEDMVGTVEAVQVLQVQSSQLQKSKEGYHAKCLELERLRKEGGPLKEQEKAELKSKKAAESFALCIEKYNRVGGEFEQKMNESAQKFQEIEEAHLRQMKQLIKSYSHSIEDTHVQVGQVHEELKQNVENIGINNLIQKFAELKGTGKERPAVVGFEEYMTTLAPDAGKKSRAKAFRIPGLGKRDKEPDSTDSAVTDLPNSPFDVDDEGFVIRADNAQNGCSKEKENNFYSSDSDFDDEEPKKFQIQIKPVANSSRVSSAACEKELKATVGSLTLPPNRGANVKRHLSRNSSTSGRTDDEGASPRDGDHEGLRRSSSSPDHSRWNSTASGADSLFGPSLETAIKFKSFSGREKLRGQSSFGASEYAAFSSDSSSPENIEDSGLDSPSLLAHGPSPEPVGWAAWPPVSQNKEQTQSRPTDPFLSVFNDPSPAQSPHPQDDPVTAWSVGPPRSARLPSDLDSSSTRFPAFQQSSLSSEVESTAWNCRYPSEDPFFAAFDRNVTQESDAWPRQAPRVTQEGRGTEKQPSAVSVSDAKMLPPPSTSITTNRKNRERRRDRSLPPPGSSDDPFAITMIGSPTHQSSLAATGGIIPRSSSANTNSHKLAFDAGLVAFAQSQPKKELVHWNSLHNPFTEGSSGQPSNSKLSEGGGGKGEPAGQRRKHRSSESEPRRNAPPLTRHSGPQEDLCFSTDKDQDCLDISTPIPCSIISQKGTKHNFRHESAQVVTAALSRANKTKKASNRLSGNDRSRSLCSSPLPEPSPSLTSSSSSSPSEWGTQARDNDWGGQNRAPSPSRVGQASPLPYPIQDHPPRQLHLSRGPSPISNLSTQEAWPVATAITEYINAYFKGGQQNQCLVKITGDLTMSFPAGITRIFTANPNVPVLSFRLVNISKIDHFLPNQKLLFSDPSQSDPDARDFWFNMQALQLFLQREAELNPQASYYNIGLIKYQVSSQDPARAPLLLSAECQRSGTVTRVSLDYHCCPVTAPSTQLNAVQVLLQLDHTAADLQCQPPASWNAEERRLLWKLANLSPTNHSKGSGTLCASWQCLEVPRGPPPNLAVQFVGSGASLSGMDVELVGSRYRMSLLKKRFATGKYMAGCTL, from the exons AGTACAGCGAAGAGCAGGTCAAAACACACCGCAAG ACAAAAGAGGACATGGTCGGCACAGTAGAAGCAGTACAGGTGCTTCAAGTTCAGAGCAGCCAGCTTCAGAAGTCCAAAGAAGGTTACCATGCCAAATGTTTGGAGTTGGAGCGGCTCAGAAAGGAAGGAGGTCCACTGAAAGAGCAGGAAAAA GCTGAGCTTAAGTCCAAGAAAGCGGCGGAATCATTTGCTTTATGTATCGAAAAGTACAATCGAGTGGGAGGAGAGTTtgaacagaagatgaatgagtcTGCTCAG AAGTTTCAGGAAATTGAGGAGGCCCATTTGCGACAGATGAAACAATTAATTAAAAGTTATTCCCATTCCATTGAGGACACCCATGTACAAGTTGGCCAG GTGCACGAAGAATTAAAGCAAAATGTAGAAAACATTGGCATCAATAACCTTATCCAGAAATTTGCAGAACTGAAAGGCACCGGCAAGGAAAGACCAG CTGTAGTTGGCTTTGAGGAATACATGACAACTCTGGCACCTGATGCTGGGAAGAAGAGTCGTGCAAAAGCTTTCAGGATTCCTGGTCTGGGCAAGCGGGACAAGGAGCCAGACTCCAC GGATTCAGCTGTGACTGATTTACCG AATTCCCCCTTTGACGTAGATGACGAAGGCTTTGTCATCCGAGCTGACAACGCTCAGAATG GCTGCTCTAAAGAGAAGGAGAACAACTTCTACTCCAGTGACTCAGACTTTGATGATGAGGAGCCCAAGAAgtttcaaatccagatcaaaccTGTGGCCAATAGCAGTCGTGTCAGCTCAGCTGCCTGTGAAAAGGAGCTGAAAGCCACCGTGGGGTCTCTCACCCTTCCACCTAACCGAGGG GCAAATGTCAAAAGACATCTTTCCA GAAACTCCAGCACATCCGGACGTACGGATGATGAAGGCGCCTCCCCTAgag ATGGTGACCATGAGGGCCTACGCAGGTCGTCTTCCAGTCCTGATCACAGCAG GTGGAATTCTACAGCATCCGGAGCAGATAGTCTGTTTGGACCATCTCTAGAAACAGCCATCAAATTCAAAAGCTTTAGTGGTCGGGAAAAACTTCGAGGACAAAGTTCTTTTGGTGCCTCTGAAT ATGCTGCCTTTTCATCAGACTCTTCCTCACCAGAGAACATTGAGGACTCTGGTCTAGACTCACCGTCCCTTCTGGCACACGGTCCATCCCCTGAGCCGGTGGGCTGGGCGGCGTGGCCCCCCGTTTCACAAAACAAAGAGCAAACACAGAGCCGACCTACTGACCCTTTTCTCTCAGTCTTCAATGACCCCTCCCCTGCTCAAAGTCCTCATCCGCAAGATGACCCCGTGACAGCCTGGTCTGTCGGCCCGCCCCGCTCCGCTAGACTCCCTTCAGATCTGGACTCTTCTTCCACACGCTTCCCCGCTTTCCAGCAGTCCTCCCTCTCTTCGGAGGTAGAGTCAACGGCGTGGAACTGCAGATACCCCTCTGAGGATCCCTTCTTTGCAGCTTTTGACAGGAACGTCACACAGGAATCTGACGCCTGGCCACGCCAGGCTCCACGTGTAACCCAGGAAGGACGAGGGACTGAAAAGCAACCTTCCGCCGTCTCTGTCAGTGACGCCAAGATGCTCCCACCTCCTTCCACATCCATCACAACGAATCGTAAGAACAGAGAAAGACGGCGAGATCGAAGCCTCCCCCCGCCTGGTTCTTCTGATGATCCGTTTGCAATCACCATGATTGGCAGTCCCACACATCAGTCGTCATTGGCTGCAACAGGTGGAATAATCCCACGCAGCAGTAGTGCTAACACCAACAGCCATAAACTTGCATTTGATGCCGGGCTGGTAGCTTTCGCCCAATCCCAGCCAAAGAAGGAACTCGTGCATTGGAATTCTTTACATAACCCATTTACCGAGGGCTCCTCTGGACAGCCGAGCAATTCCAAACTAagtgaaggaggaggaggcaagGGAGAACCGGCAGGACAGAGGAGAAAACATCGATCGTCAGAGAGCGAACCTCGCCGGAACGCGCCTCCTCTCACGAGACATTCTGGTCCTCAAGAGGATCTTTGTTTCTCCACTGACAAAGATCAAGACTGTTTGGACATCAGCACACCAATACCTTGCAGTATCATCTCACAAAAGG GTACCAAACACAACTTCCGACACGAATCAGCTCAAGTGGTCACAGCTGCTCTTTCCAGGGCTAACAAGACCAAGAAGGCCTCGAATCGACTCAGTGGCAATGACAGA TCACGGTCTCTTTGCTCTTCGCCTTTACCGGAGCCCAGCCCCTCCCTcacctcctcatcttcctccagTCCCAGCGAGTGGGGGACACAAGCCAGGGACAATGATTGGGGGGGACAGAACCGAGCCCCCAGTCCTTCCAGGGTGGGACAAGCCTCGCCTTTACCCTACCCGATCCAAGACCACCCACCGAGACAAT TGCACCTCTCCCGCGGACCCAGTCCTATTTCAAACCTCAGCACCCAGGAAGCTTGGCCCGTGGCGACCGCCATCACAGAATACATCAACGCATACTTCAAGGGCGGACAACAAAATCA GTGCTTGGTCAAGATCACAGGTGACCTGACCATGTCCTTCCCAGCTGGCATCACTCGCATTTTCACAGCAAATCCCAACGTTCCTGTGCTTAGCTTCCGATTGGTCAACATTTCCAAAATTGACCATTTTTTACCGAATCAAAAACTTCTCTTCAG TGATCCGTCTCAGAGTGACCCGGATGCTCGAGACTTCTGGTTCAACATGCAAGCCCTGCAGCTCTTCTTGCAGCGGGAAGCCGAACTCAACCCCCAGGCCTCCTACTACAATATTGGATTGATCAAATATCAG GTGTCCTCTCAAGATCCGGCCCGGGCTCCTCTCCTGCTCTCGGCAGAGTGCCAGCGTAGCGGCACGGTGACCCGAGTGTCTCTGGACTACCACTGCTGTCCCGTCACCGCACCTTCCACTCAGCTCAACGCCGTCCAAGTGTTGCTGCAGTTGGACCACACCGCTGCCGATTTACAGTGTCAACCTCCTGCCTCATG GAACGCAGAGGAACGACGTCTGCTGTGGAAACTGGCCAACCTCTCGCCCACCAACCACAGCAAAG GCTCAGGGACACTGTGTGCTAGCTGGCAGTGTTTGGAGGTTCCCCGTGGGCCCCCGCCCAACCTCGCCGTTCAGTTCGTGGGCTCCGGGGCATCTCTGTCAGGCATGGACGTGGAGTTGGTCGGCAGCCGCTACCGAATGTCGCTGCTTAAGAAGAGATTTGCCACAG GAAAGTATATGGCAGGCTGCACCTTGTGA
- the fcho1 gene encoding f-BAR domain only protein 1 isoform X1, which yields MIMAFFQNNFWGEKNAGFDVLYHNMKHGQLATKELAEFVRERAAIEETYSKSMGKLAKMASNGSPQGTFAPMWDVFRVSSDKLALCHLELMRKMNDLIRDINKYSEEQVKTHRKTKEDMVGTVEAVQVLQVQSSQLQKSKEGYHAKCLELERLRKEGGPLKEQEKAELKSKKAAESFALCIEKYNRVGGEFEQKMNESAQKFQEIEEAHLRQMKQLIKSYSHSIEDTHVQVGQVHEELKQNVENIGINNLIQKFAELKGTGKERPAVVGFEEYMTTLAPDAGKKSRAKAFRIPGLGKRDKEPDSTDSAVTDLPNSPFDVDDEGFVIRADNAQNGCSKEKENNFYSSDSDFDDEEPKKFQIQIKPVANSSRVSSAACEKELKATVGSLTLPPNRGANVKRHLSRNSSTSGRTDDEGASPRDGDHEGLRRSSSSPDHSRWNSTASGADSLFGPSLETAIKFKSFSGREKLRGQSSFGASEYFFSDAAFSSDSSSPENIEDSGLDSPSLLAHGPSPEPVGWAAWPPVSQNKEQTQSRPTDPFLSVFNDPSPAQSPHPQDDPVTAWSVGPPRSARLPSDLDSSSTRFPAFQQSSLSSEVESTAWNCRYPSEDPFFAAFDRNVTQESDAWPRQAPRVTQEGRGTEKQPSAVSVSDAKMLPPPSTSITTNRKNRERRRDRSLPPPGSSDDPFAITMIGSPTHQSSLAATGGIIPRSSSANTNSHKLAFDAGLVAFAQSQPKKELVHWNSLHNPFTEGSSGQPSNSKLSEGGGGKGEPAGQRRKHRSSESEPRRNAPPLTRHSGPQEDLCFSTDKDQDCLDISTPIPCSIISQKGTKHNFRHESAQVVTAALSRANKTKKASNRLSGNDRSRSLCSSPLPEPSPSLTSSSSSSPSEWGTQARDNDWGGQNRAPSPSRVGQASPLPYPIQDHPPRQLHLSRGPSPISNLSTQEAWPVATAITEYINAYFKGGQQNQCLVKITGDLTMSFPAGITRIFTANPNVPVLSFRLVNISKIDHFLPNQKLLFSDPSQSDPDARDFWFNMQALQLFLQREAELNPQASYYNIGLIKYQVSSQDPARAPLLLSAECQRSGTVTRVSLDYHCCPVTAPSTQLNAVQVLLQLDHTAADLQCQPPASWNAEERRLLWKLANLSPTNHSKGSGTLCASWQCLEVPRGPPPNLAVQFVGSGASLSGMDVELVGSRYRMSLLKKRFATGKYMAGCTL from the exons AGTACAGCGAAGAGCAGGTCAAAACACACCGCAAG ACAAAAGAGGACATGGTCGGCACAGTAGAAGCAGTACAGGTGCTTCAAGTTCAGAGCAGCCAGCTTCAGAAGTCCAAAGAAGGTTACCATGCCAAATGTTTGGAGTTGGAGCGGCTCAGAAAGGAAGGAGGTCCACTGAAAGAGCAGGAAAAA GCTGAGCTTAAGTCCAAGAAAGCGGCGGAATCATTTGCTTTATGTATCGAAAAGTACAATCGAGTGGGAGGAGAGTTtgaacagaagatgaatgagtcTGCTCAG AAGTTTCAGGAAATTGAGGAGGCCCATTTGCGACAGATGAAACAATTAATTAAAAGTTATTCCCATTCCATTGAGGACACCCATGTACAAGTTGGCCAG GTGCACGAAGAATTAAAGCAAAATGTAGAAAACATTGGCATCAATAACCTTATCCAGAAATTTGCAGAACTGAAAGGCACCGGCAAGGAAAGACCAG CTGTAGTTGGCTTTGAGGAATACATGACAACTCTGGCACCTGATGCTGGGAAGAAGAGTCGTGCAAAAGCTTTCAGGATTCCTGGTCTGGGCAAGCGGGACAAGGAGCCAGACTCCAC GGATTCAGCTGTGACTGATTTACCG AATTCCCCCTTTGACGTAGATGACGAAGGCTTTGTCATCCGAGCTGACAACGCTCAGAATG GCTGCTCTAAAGAGAAGGAGAACAACTTCTACTCCAGTGACTCAGACTTTGATGATGAGGAGCCCAAGAAgtttcaaatccagatcaaaccTGTGGCCAATAGCAGTCGTGTCAGCTCAGCTGCCTGTGAAAAGGAGCTGAAAGCCACCGTGGGGTCTCTCACCCTTCCACCTAACCGAGGG GCAAATGTCAAAAGACATCTTTCCA GAAACTCCAGCACATCCGGACGTACGGATGATGAAGGCGCCTCCCCTAgag ATGGTGACCATGAGGGCCTACGCAGGTCGTCTTCCAGTCCTGATCACAGCAG GTGGAATTCTACAGCATCCGGAGCAGATAGTCTGTTTGGACCATCTCTAGAAACAGCCATCAAATTCAAAAGCTTTAGTGGTCGGGAAAAACTTCGAGGACAAAGTTCTTTTGGTGCCTCTGAAT ATTTCTTCTCAGATGCTGCCTTTTCATCAGACTCTTCCTCACCAGAGAACATTGAGGACTCTGGTCTAGACTCACCGTCCCTTCTGGCACACGGTCCATCCCCTGAGCCGGTGGGCTGGGCGGCGTGGCCCCCCGTTTCACAAAACAAAGAGCAAACACAGAGCCGACCTACTGACCCTTTTCTCTCAGTCTTCAATGACCCCTCCCCTGCTCAAAGTCCTCATCCGCAAGATGACCCCGTGACAGCCTGGTCTGTCGGCCCGCCCCGCTCCGCTAGACTCCCTTCAGATCTGGACTCTTCTTCCACACGCTTCCCCGCTTTCCAGCAGTCCTCCCTCTCTTCGGAGGTAGAGTCAACGGCGTGGAACTGCAGATACCCCTCTGAGGATCCCTTCTTTGCAGCTTTTGACAGGAACGTCACACAGGAATCTGACGCCTGGCCACGCCAGGCTCCACGTGTAACCCAGGAAGGACGAGGGACTGAAAAGCAACCTTCCGCCGTCTCTGTCAGTGACGCCAAGATGCTCCCACCTCCTTCCACATCCATCACAACGAATCGTAAGAACAGAGAAAGACGGCGAGATCGAAGCCTCCCCCCGCCTGGTTCTTCTGATGATCCGTTTGCAATCACCATGATTGGCAGTCCCACACATCAGTCGTCATTGGCTGCAACAGGTGGAATAATCCCACGCAGCAGTAGTGCTAACACCAACAGCCATAAACTTGCATTTGATGCCGGGCTGGTAGCTTTCGCCCAATCCCAGCCAAAGAAGGAACTCGTGCATTGGAATTCTTTACATAACCCATTTACCGAGGGCTCCTCTGGACAGCCGAGCAATTCCAAACTAagtgaaggaggaggaggcaagGGAGAACCGGCAGGACAGAGGAGAAAACATCGATCGTCAGAGAGCGAACCTCGCCGGAACGCGCCTCCTCTCACGAGACATTCTGGTCCTCAAGAGGATCTTTGTTTCTCCACTGACAAAGATCAAGACTGTTTGGACATCAGCACACCAATACCTTGCAGTATCATCTCACAAAAGG GTACCAAACACAACTTCCGACACGAATCAGCTCAAGTGGTCACAGCTGCTCTTTCCAGGGCTAACAAGACCAAGAAGGCCTCGAATCGACTCAGTGGCAATGACAGA TCACGGTCTCTTTGCTCTTCGCCTTTACCGGAGCCCAGCCCCTCCCTcacctcctcatcttcctccagTCCCAGCGAGTGGGGGACACAAGCCAGGGACAATGATTGGGGGGGACAGAACCGAGCCCCCAGTCCTTCCAGGGTGGGACAAGCCTCGCCTTTACCCTACCCGATCCAAGACCACCCACCGAGACAAT TGCACCTCTCCCGCGGACCCAGTCCTATTTCAAACCTCAGCACCCAGGAAGCTTGGCCCGTGGCGACCGCCATCACAGAATACATCAACGCATACTTCAAGGGCGGACAACAAAATCA GTGCTTGGTCAAGATCACAGGTGACCTGACCATGTCCTTCCCAGCTGGCATCACTCGCATTTTCACAGCAAATCCCAACGTTCCTGTGCTTAGCTTCCGATTGGTCAACATTTCCAAAATTGACCATTTTTTACCGAATCAAAAACTTCTCTTCAG TGATCCGTCTCAGAGTGACCCGGATGCTCGAGACTTCTGGTTCAACATGCAAGCCCTGCAGCTCTTCTTGCAGCGGGAAGCCGAACTCAACCCCCAGGCCTCCTACTACAATATTGGATTGATCAAATATCAG GTGTCCTCTCAAGATCCGGCCCGGGCTCCTCTCCTGCTCTCGGCAGAGTGCCAGCGTAGCGGCACGGTGACCCGAGTGTCTCTGGACTACCACTGCTGTCCCGTCACCGCACCTTCCACTCAGCTCAACGCCGTCCAAGTGTTGCTGCAGTTGGACCACACCGCTGCCGATTTACAGTGTCAACCTCCTGCCTCATG GAACGCAGAGGAACGACGTCTGCTGTGGAAACTGGCCAACCTCTCGCCCACCAACCACAGCAAAG GCTCAGGGACACTGTGTGCTAGCTGGCAGTGTTTGGAGGTTCCCCGTGGGCCCCCGCCCAACCTCGCCGTTCAGTTCGTGGGCTCCGGGGCATCTCTGTCAGGCATGGACGTGGAGTTGGTCGGCAGCCGCTACCGAATGTCGCTGCTTAAGAAGAGATTTGCCACAG GAAAGTATATGGCAGGCTGCACCTTGTGA